In Danaus plexippus chromosome 6, MEX_DaPlex, whole genome shotgun sequence, a single window of DNA contains:
- the LOC116779106 gene encoding protein FAM8A1 isoform X2 has translation MSDTERLVNTEGSEGEQRSEGDRPATSEREAYFQALRLWIQQAQMYQNISTCFPYYMMTLQGLQNNTTNVPLLNNNYQFHGQNFPFQVPIQARPPGDNQAQPEPFSPAEIIARHGGYEYVIPPLYKRMIAEFIDFLLLFILKLIVTCIAVDLFGLIDLDKFDFYKFSEAYDDYKYALELTTELLFLEIIYRALVCVFEAFCLSSSVGRTGGATPGKALLGLRVVTASAIIPVEGRPRETVLLHPGKPLSFLLALTRSLIKNFLITLLFPLCLILFVFRHNRTGYDLACGVLVVEENMFPPRRHAP, from the exons ATGTCGGACACGGAGAGATTGGTAAATACTGAAGGATCGGAGGGCGAACAAAGGTCGGAGGGCGACCGCCCAGCAACATCGGAACGAGAAGCTTACTTCCAGGCTTTGCGACTATGGATTCAACAAGCGCAGATGTATCAAAACATATCGACATGTTTCCCATACTATATGATGACTTTACAAGGACTCCAGAACAATACAACAAATGTTcctctattaaataataactatcaATTTCATGGTCAGAACTTCCCATTCCAAGTCCCAATTCAGGCTCGTCCTCCCGGAGACAACCAAGCTCAACCTGAACCATTCTCACCAGCtgaaa ttaTAGCCAGACATGGAGGCTATGAATATGTGATACCACCGCTATATAAAAGGATGATTGCGGAGTTTATTGATTTCTTGCTGCTCTTCATTCTTAAATTGATTGTGACCTGTATTGCTGTTGACCTGTTTGGGTTAAT TGACTTGGATAAATTTGATTTCTACAAATTCAGTGAAGCCTATGATGATTACAAATATGCTTTGGAACTCACAACGGAACTCCTCTTCTTGGAAATCATTTATAGGGCCCTGGTTTGCGTATTCGAG GCTTTCTGCTTAAGTAGCAGTGTTGGGAGGACGGGGGGTGCTACACCTGGCAAAGCTCTTCTTGGTCTGAGAGTGGTGACCGCTTCTGCCATAATACCAGTGGAAGGTAGACCCCGCGAGACAGTTCTATTACATCCTGGCAAACCTTTAAGCTTCCTTCTAGCATTAACGCGCTCCTTAATAAAGAACTTCCTAATCACCCTCTTATTTCCCCTATGCCTCATTCTGTTTGTTTTCCGTCACAATCGTACTGGTTATGACTTAGCATGTGGCGTTCTTGTTGTTGAAGAAAATATGTTCCCACCAAGGCGGCATGCACCGTAA
- the LOC116779106 gene encoding protein FAM8A1 isoform X1, whose protein sequence is MSDTERLVNTEGSEGEQRSEGDRPATSEREAYFQALRLWIQQAQMYQNISTCFPYYMMTLQGLQNNTTNVPLLNNNYQFHGQNFPFQVPIQARPPGDNQAQPEPFSPAEKFLIFVVIARHGGYEYVIPPLYKRMIAEFIDFLLLFILKLIVTCIAVDLFGLIDLDKFDFYKFSEAYDDYKYALELTTELLFLEIIYRALVCVFEAFCLSSSVGRTGGATPGKALLGLRVVTASAIIPVEGRPRETVLLHPGKPLSFLLALTRSLIKNFLITLLFPLCLILFVFRHNRTGYDLACGVLVVEENMFPPRRHAP, encoded by the exons ATGTCGGACACGGAGAGATTGGTAAATACTGAAGGATCGGAGGGCGAACAAAGGTCGGAGGGCGACCGCCCAGCAACATCGGAACGAGAAGCTTACTTCCAGGCTTTGCGACTATGGATTCAACAAGCGCAGATGTATCAAAACATATCGACATGTTTCCCATACTATATGATGACTTTACAAGGACTCCAGAACAATACAACAAATGTTcctctattaaataataactatcaATTTCATGGTCAGAACTTCCCATTCCAAGTCCCAATTCAGGCTCGTCCTCCCGGAGACAACCAAGCTCAACCTGAACCATTCTCACCAGCtgaaa aatttttaatatttgtagttaTAGCCAGACATGGAGGCTATGAATATGTGATACCACCGCTATATAAAAGGATGATTGCGGAGTTTATTGATTTCTTGCTGCTCTTCATTCTTAAATTGATTGTGACCTGTATTGCTGTTGACCTGTTTGGGTTAAT TGACTTGGATAAATTTGATTTCTACAAATTCAGTGAAGCCTATGATGATTACAAATATGCTTTGGAACTCACAACGGAACTCCTCTTCTTGGAAATCATTTATAGGGCCCTGGTTTGCGTATTCGAG GCTTTCTGCTTAAGTAGCAGTGTTGGGAGGACGGGGGGTGCTACACCTGGCAAAGCTCTTCTTGGTCTGAGAGTGGTGACCGCTTCTGCCATAATACCAGTGGAAGGTAGACCCCGCGAGACAGTTCTATTACATCCTGGCAAACCTTTAAGCTTCCTTCTAGCATTAACGCGCTCCTTAATAAAGAACTTCCTAATCACCCTCTTATTTCCCCTATGCCTCATTCTGTTTGTTTTCCGTCACAATCGTACTGGTTATGACTTAGCATGTGGCGTTCTTGTTGTTGAAGAAAATATGTTCCCACCAAGGCGGCATGCACCGTAA